A single window of Methylobacterium nodulans ORS 2060 DNA harbors:
- a CDS encoding sensor histidine kinase, with amino-acid sequence MRQIEVPETKRPSLSHRYDVAGIAPAPVFDEIVALATAIVDAPIAAISFVDEDHQWVQAVAGLPDGCAVDAGSICTHAVRADDLVVVRDLAADGQFEDYVRVHRELSVRFYAAVPLVAPDGGHVGTLCVLDRKPRDLTDRQRSLLKALARRVITELELRRSLDAERLARRDAEQLLEEKDRLLVQNEILLREVDHRVKNSLQLVSSMLTLQARQLPTGDAAKALDEACRRVASVAAAHEQLYRATASDRVDMSVFLRGICEALAATRPSNVEGIEIRAEPIEFGSKRAMKTGLLVAELVINGFKHAYPTGRRGGIKVELASMGPTARLRVSDEGVGLPVDLLDRASSGLGMRLIRSIVHQFGGRLTAEPGPGARVVIDIPSDETATT; translated from the coding sequence GTGCGTCAAATCGAAGTACCTGAAACAAAACGGCCTAGCTTGTCCCACCGGTATGACGTGGCCGGCATTGCGCCCGCGCCGGTGTTCGACGAGATCGTCGCGCTGGCTACCGCCATAGTCGACGCGCCCATCGCCGCCATAAGCTTTGTTGACGAGGATCATCAGTGGGTCCAGGCGGTTGCGGGCTTGCCGGACGGTTGCGCCGTCGATGCGGGCTCGATCTGCACTCATGCCGTGCGTGCGGACGACCTCGTCGTCGTTCGCGATCTCGCGGCCGATGGTCAATTCGAAGACTATGTGCGGGTGCATCGGGAGCTTTCGGTGCGCTTCTACGCGGCCGTGCCGCTTGTGGCGCCCGATGGTGGCCATGTTGGAACCCTGTGCGTGCTCGACCGGAAGCCGCGCGATCTGACGGATCGACAGCGATCGTTGCTGAAGGCCCTGGCCCGCCGCGTCATTACGGAACTGGAGCTGAGGCGATCGCTCGATGCGGAACGCCTAGCGCGTCGTGACGCAGAACAGCTTCTCGAGGAGAAGGATCGGCTGTTGGTGCAGAACGAGATCTTGCTCCGCGAGGTCGATCACCGGGTGAAGAATTCTCTGCAGCTGGTGTCCAGCATGCTGACGCTTCAGGCCCGCCAGCTGCCGACCGGCGACGCTGCGAAGGCCCTTGATGAGGCATGCAGGCGCGTTGCCAGCGTCGCGGCCGCGCATGAACAGCTCTATCGCGCGACTGCGAGCGACAGGGTCGATATGTCGGTGTTCCTCCGAGGGATCTGCGAGGCGCTCGCCGCGACCCGGCCGAGCAACGTCGAAGGAATCGAGATTCGGGCGGAACCGATTGAGTTCGGCTCGAAGCGGGCGATGAAGACCGGGCTTCTTGTTGCCGAGCTCGTGATCAACGGATTCAAGCACGCCTATCCCACGGGGCGCCGGGGCGGCATCAAGGTCGAGCTGGCATCCATGGGCCCGACGGCGCGGCTGAGGGTGAGCGACGAGGGGGTCGGTTTGCCGGTCGATCTGCTCGACCGGGCCAGTAGCGGTCTGGGCATGCGCCTGATCCGCTCGATCGTCCATCAGTTCGGAGGGCGGCTGACGGCCGAGCCAGGGCCGGGCGCGCGAGTGGTTATCGATATCCCGTCGGACGAAACGGCCACAACCTGA
- a CDS encoding acyl-CoA thioesterase: MSSEPPAAVPDWGAPVIRTIAMPADTNPAGDIFGGWLMAQMDLAAGNVAARRARGRCATIAVEGMTFLHPVSVGDEVSLYARIVAVGRSSIRIQIEAWRRARESEETIKVTQALFTFVAIDKDRRPRPVPPEPAPPTAGDNGGFGAWSV; encoded by the coding sequence ATGTCCAGCGAACCGCCCGCCGCCGTGCCCGACTGGGGCGCCCCGGTCATCCGCACCATCGCCATGCCGGCCGACACCAACCCGGCCGGCGACATCTTCGGCGGCTGGCTGATGGCGCAGATGGACCTTGCCGCCGGCAACGTCGCGGCGCGGCGCGCGCGCGGGCGCTGCGCCACCATCGCGGTGGAGGGCATGACCTTCCTGCACCCGGTCTCGGTGGGCGACGAGGTCAGCCTCTATGCCCGCATCGTGGCGGTCGGGCGCTCCTCGATCCGCATCCAGATCGAGGCGTGGCGCCGCGCCCGCGAGAGCGAGGAGACCATCAAGGTCACGCAGGCGCTCTTCACCTTCGTCGCCATCGACAAGGACCGCCGCCCGCGCCCCGTGCCGCCCGAGCCCGCGCCGCCCACGGCGGGGGATAACGGCGGCTTCGGCGCCTGGTCCGTCTAA